A region of Malaclemys terrapin pileata isolate rMalTer1 chromosome 5, rMalTer1.hap1, whole genome shotgun sequence DNA encodes the following proteins:
- the LOC128838354 gene encoding SRRM2 protein homolog rsr-2-like produces the protein MMERGHNRDSEQCRVKVKELRQAYQKTKEANGRSGSEPRTCRYYAELHAILGGAATTTPPLFVDSGSGIVSTPEDSADGVEEEEEDELAESTQHSLLPNSQDLFITPTEVPSQASQASTQDSDPMEGTSAAANSSSLPPPSRRLSQIRRRKKKTREDMFSEIMQSSRSDRAHLNEWKETVSKYRKEVSEREDRRDQREERRDQREERRDDRDERWRQEDQRMKDAMLGLLRRLVEVQERLLENRLPLQPLFHPPPSPCSVSSSPRRVRTRGGGSVHLPIPPQ, from the exons tatcaaaaaacaaaggaggcaaacggtcgctccgggtcagagccgcggacatgccgctactacgccgagctgcatgcaattctagggggggctgccaccactaccccacctttgttcgtggattctgggtcggggatagtctcgacgcctgaggattctgccgatggggtagaggaggaggaggaggatgagcttgcagagagcacacagcactcccttctccccaacagccaggatctttttatcaccccgactgaagtaccctcccaagcctcccaagccagtacccaagactctgaccccatggaagggacctcag cagctgcaaattcctcaagcctccctcctccatcccgaaggttatcacagataaggcgtcgtaagaagaagacgcgggaggacatgttttctgaaattatgcaatccagtaggagtgacagagctcatctgaatgagtggaaggaaacagtttcaaagtataggaaagaagtcagtgaacgtgaggacaggagggaccaacgtgaggagaggagggaccaacgtgaggagaggagagacgatcgagatgagagatggcggcaggaagaccagaggatgaaggatgcaatgctggggctgctccggcgtctggtggaggttcaggaacggctgctggaaaacagactgccgcttcagcccctgttccaccctcccccctccccatgttccgtatcctcctcacccagacgtgtaagaacgcgggggggaggctccgtacaccttcccattccaccccagtag